One Dasypus novemcinctus isolate mDasNov1 chromosome 1, mDasNov1.1.hap2, whole genome shotgun sequence genomic window carries:
- the LIAS gene encoding lipoyl synthase, mitochondrial has protein sequence MSLRCGGAVRTLGFRIFGRCLCSPIRTLSSLPEERKEFLRNGPDLQDFVSGDLADKNTWVEYKGNLKRQKGERLRLPPWLKTEIPMGKNYNKLKNILRNLNLHTVCEEARCPNIGECWGGGEYATATATIMLMGDTCTRGCRFCSVKTARNPPPLDANEPYNTAKAIAEWGLDYVVLTSVDRDDMPDGGAEHFAKTVSCLKERNPKILVECLTPDFRGDLKAIEKVALSGLDVYAHNVETVPELQRKVRDPRANFDQSLRVLKHAKEVQPDVISKTSIMLGLGENDEQVYATMKALREADVDCLTLGQYMQPTKRHLKVEEYITPEKFKYWEKIGNELGFHYTASGPLVRSSYKAGEFFLKNLVAKRKTKAV, from the exons ATGTCTCTACGTTGCGGAGGCGCCGTCCGCACCCTGGGATTCCGG aTATTTGGAAGATGTTTATGCAGCCCAATTAGAACATTGAGTTCCTtgccagaagaaagaaaggaatttttaCGTAATGGACCAGACCTTCAAGATTTTGTATCTGGTGATCTTGCAGACAAGAACACCTGGGTTGAATATAAAGGAAACTTAAAACGTCAGAAAGGAGAAAG GTTGAGACTACCTCCATGGTTaaagacagagattcccatgGGGAAAAATTACAATAAGCTGAAAAATATATTGCGAAATTTAAATCTCCATACA GTTTGTGAGGAAGCTAGATGTCCAAATATTGGAGAGTGTTGGGGAGGTGGAGAATATGCCACAGCCACAGCCACCATCATG TTGATGGGTGACACATGTACAAGAGGTTGTAGATTTTGTTCTGTTAAAACTGCAAGAAATCCACCTCCATTGGATGCCAATGAGCCCTACAATACTGCAAAGGCAATTGCAGAGTGGGGTCTGGATTATGTTGTCCTGACATCTGTGGATCGAGATG aTATGCCTGATGGGGGAGCTGAGCACTTTGCAAAGACTGTGTCATGCTTAAAGGAAAG GAATCCAAAAATTCTTGTGGAATGCCTCACCCCTGATTTCCGAGGAGATCTTAAAGCAATAGAGAAAGTTGCTCTGTCTGGATTAGATGTGTATGCACATAATGTGGAAACAGTTCCAGAATTACAGAG GAAAGTTCGTGATCCCCGGGCCAATTTTGACCAGTCTCTACGTGTACTGAAACATGCCAAGGAGGTTCAGCCTGATGTTATTTCTAAAACATCTATAATGTTGGGTTTAGGCGAGAATGATGAGCAAGTATATGCAACAATGAaag CACTTCGTGAAGCAGATGTAGACTGTTTGACTTTAGGACAATATATGCAGCCAACAAAGCGCCACCTTAAG GTTGAAGAATATATTACTCCTGAAAAGTTCAAATATTGGGAAAAGATAGGAAATGAACTTGGCTTTCATTATACTGCAAGTGGCCCTTTGGTACGTTCTTCATATAAAGCAG gtgaATTTTTCCTGAAAAATCTGGTGGCCAAAAGAAAAACGAAAGCTGTCTGA